In a genomic window of Candidatus Methylomirabilota bacterium:
- the coxB gene encoding cytochrome c oxidase subunit II, translating to MTKRARVTASLLLLAVVVLGAGCGLVGWEWDTPMSTVQPKSDFGKMTHEIFMLISWTTLVIFIAVEGVLLYVCFRYRDRPGAAIPKQTHGHTPLEISWTVAFAAILVIIGIPTIRVIFKTQEAPAATTLHVDVTGKQWWWDFQYPTLKIHTANELHLPVGQTVAFYLHGPDVIHSFWVPQLGGKRDVVPARVNRIILTPEVPGEYLGQCAEYCGMSHANMRFRVFVHDKAGWEKWVAAQQAAPVEPKDDLAVKGKEVFSQSACVGCHTIDGVSAGVLGPNLTHFGSRTTMAAGIMKNTPENIARWIENPAHVKPGALMPTLGLRDEQIKAVTAYLQSLK from the coding sequence ATGACCAAGCGCGCGCGCGTCACCGCCTCCCTGCTCCTCCTCGCCGTGGTCGTCCTCGGCGCGGGCTGTGGCCTCGTCGGCTGGGAGTGGGACACCCCGATGAGCACGGTGCAGCCGAAGTCCGATTTCGGCAAGATGACCCACGAGATCTTCATGCTGATCTCGTGGACCACGCTGGTGATCTTCATCGCGGTGGAGGGGGTACTCCTCTACGTGTGCTTCCGCTACCGCGACCGGCCGGGCGCGGCCATTCCCAAGCAGACGCACGGCCACACGCCTCTCGAGATCTCGTGGACGGTGGCCTTCGCGGCCATTCTCGTGATCATTGGCATCCCCACCATCCGGGTCATCTTCAAGACGCAGGAGGCGCCCGCCGCGACCACGCTCCACGTGGACGTCACGGGGAAGCAGTGGTGGTGGGACTTCCAGTACCCCACCCTCAAGATCCACACCGCGAACGAGCTGCATTTGCCCGTCGGTCAGACCGTCGCCTTCTATCTCCACGGGCCCGACGTCATCCACTCGTTCTGGGTGCCGCAGCTCGGCGGCAAGCGCGACGTGGTGCCGGCGCGGGTCAACCGCATCATCCTCACCCCCGAGGTCCCCGGCGAGTACCTCGGCCAGTGCGCCGAGTACTGCGGGATGTCGCACGCCAACATGCGCTTCCGGGTCTTCGTGCACGACAAGGCGGGATGGGAGAAGTGGGTGGCCGCGCAGCAGGCGGCGCCGGTGGAGCCGAAGGATGACCTCGCGGTCAAGGGCAAGGAAGTGTTCAGCCAGTCCGCGTGCGTGGGCTGCCACACCATCGACGGCGTGTCCGCCGGCGTGCTCGGGCCGAACCTCACCCACTTCGGCAGCCGCACCACGATGGCCGCCGGGATCATGAAGAACACACCGGAGAACATCGCGCGGTGGATCGAGAACCCGGCGCACGTGAAGCCCGGAGCGCTCATGCCCACCCTGGGGCTGCGTGACGAGCAGATCAAGGCGGTCACCGCCTACCTCCAGAGCCTCAAGTAG
- a CDS encoding Zn-dependent hydrolase, producing MAPAISLPRLRANLETLSRFGRNSDGQGITRSCWSPAHEEARAWLLARMKEAGLTTWVDEAGNTFGKLGEGGPTVMTGSHIDTVPQGGSLDGALGVMAGLECLQTLREAGTRTRRPLTMVAWSDEEGRYAGLFGSRAFTGKIDARQIPHFRAADGEPLVEAMSRAGFDPLEAPKAKCDPKTLEAYVELHIEQGPHLEVARIPIGSVQGIVGNRRAWVTFVGQADHAGTTPMAWRKDAFLGAAEYALAARELVVKRGAGKSVTNFGRIEIAPGVSNIVPARATLLHEMRSLDARILARLDEQCRALARAVGKRRGLRVKVETISQSQPVRCSPRVMRAVEAACGELGLAYRRMPSGAGHDAQNLASVTDSGMLFIPSRGGRSHRPDETSDWRAIERGGNVLLRTLLQLAG from the coding sequence ATGGCGCCCGCCATCTCCCTGCCCCGCCTGCGCGCGAACCTCGAGACGCTGTCCCGGTTCGGCCGCAATTCTGACGGCCAGGGCATCACCCGCTCCTGCTGGAGTCCGGCCCACGAGGAAGCGCGGGCCTGGCTGCTGGCGCGGATGAAGGAGGCCGGGCTCACGACCTGGGTCGACGAGGCCGGGAACACCTTCGGGAAGCTCGGAGAGGGCGGCCCCACCGTCATGACGGGCTCGCATATCGACACCGTGCCCCAGGGCGGCTCCCTGGACGGCGCCCTCGGGGTGATGGCCGGGCTCGAGTGCCTGCAGACCCTGCGCGAGGCCGGCACGCGGACGCGCCGGCCGCTCACCATGGTGGCGTGGAGCGACGAGGAGGGCCGCTACGCGGGGCTGTTCGGGTCGCGGGCCTTCACGGGCAAGATCGACGCGCGCCAGATCCCCCATTTCCGAGCCGCGGATGGCGAGCCCTTGGTCGAAGCGATGAGCCGCGCGGGCTTCGACCCGCTCGAGGCGCCCAAGGCCAAGTGCGATCCCAAGACCCTCGAGGCGTACGTCGAGCTGCACATCGAGCAGGGCCCGCACCTGGAAGTGGCACGCATCCCCATCGGCTCGGTGCAGGGCATCGTGGGCAATCGCCGGGCGTGGGTGACCTTCGTCGGCCAGGCGGACCATGCGGGTACCACGCCGATGGCATGGCGCAAGGACGCCTTCCTGGGCGCCGCGGAGTACGCGCTCGCCGCGCGCGAGCTGGTGGTCAAGCGCGGCGCCGGCAAGAGCGTGACAAACTTCGGCCGCATCGAGATCGCGCCCGGCGTGTCCAACATCGTCCCCGCGCGCGCCACCCTGCTCCACGAGATGCGCTCGCTCGACGCGCGCATCCTCGCCCGCCTCGACGAGCAGTGCCGCGCCCTCGCGCGGGCGGTGGGCAAGCGTCGCGGCCTGCGGGTGAAGGTGGAGACGATCTCGCAGAGCCAGCCCGTCCGCTGCTCACCCCGCGTGATGCGGGCGGTGGAGGCGGCGTGCGGCGAGCTGGGGCTCGCGTACCGGCGGATGCCCTCTGGCGCCGGACACGACGCGCAGAACCTCGCGTCGGTCACCGACTCGGGCATGCTCTTCATCCCCTCGCGCGGTGGGCGCAGCCATCGCCCCGACGAGACCAGCGACTGGAGGGCGATCGAGCGCGGCGGGAACGTGCTGCTCCGTACCCTGCTCCAGCTCGCCGGCTGA
- a CDS encoding acyl-CoA dehydrogenase has protein sequence MDFTLTPEQQSFRDEVRSWLKKNLPKDWTSRVQAASDVPREEAYDFLRQWQRKMYEAGFVGLTWPKESGGRGLTFMEEMILQEEMALAKAPPVLNILAVGMAGPTINAYGTEEQKKRYPPKMLSCEEIWCQGYSEPNSGSDLAALQTRAVKDGEYYVINGQKVWTSLAHIADWMMLLARTDPDAPKHKGITYFLLDMHAPGVTVKPLKQITGDAEFNEVYFDNVRIHESQILGGLNNGWAVGLTTLMYERLALGFGLQVRLRIALDGLVDLARRSSKNGTPATKDPVTRQKLAQLWIDTEVFKYTGARAITRLLKGELPGPEASTGKMMWVEGHQRLQEMAMELEGPYSQLTRGSRWAVENGLWQYGFLRSRANSIEGGTTEIQKNIIGERVLGLPKG, from the coding sequence ATGGACTTCACGCTGACCCCCGAGCAACAGTCCTTCCGGGACGAGGTTCGCTCGTGGCTCAAGAAGAACCTCCCCAAGGACTGGACCAGCCGGGTGCAGGCGGCCTCGGACGTGCCGCGCGAGGAGGCCTACGACTTCCTGCGGCAGTGGCAGCGGAAGATGTACGAGGCGGGCTTCGTGGGGCTCACGTGGCCGAAGGAGTCGGGGGGGCGCGGGCTCACCTTCATGGAGGAGATGATTCTCCAGGAAGAGATGGCGCTGGCGAAGGCGCCGCCGGTGCTGAACATCCTCGCCGTCGGCATGGCCGGTCCCACCATCAATGCCTACGGCACCGAAGAGCAGAAGAAGCGCTATCCGCCCAAGATGCTCTCGTGCGAGGAGATCTGGTGCCAGGGCTACTCCGAGCCCAACTCCGGGTCGGACCTCGCCGCGCTGCAGACCCGCGCGGTGAAGGACGGCGAGTACTACGTGATCAACGGGCAGAAGGTGTGGACCTCGCTGGCCCATATTGCCGATTGGATGATGCTGTTGGCGCGGACGGATCCCGACGCGCCCAAGCACAAGGGCATCACGTACTTCCTACTCGACATGCACGCGCCCGGCGTCACCGTGAAGCCGCTCAAGCAGATCACCGGCGACGCCGAGTTCAACGAGGTGTACTTCGACAACGTCCGCATCCACGAGTCCCAGATCCTGGGCGGGCTCAACAACGGCTGGGCGGTGGGCCTGACCACGCTCATGTACGAGCGGCTCGCGCTGGGCTTCGGGCTGCAAGTGCGGCTGCGCATCGCCCTCGATGGCCTCGTCGACCTCGCGCGGCGGTCGTCGAAGAACGGGACGCCGGCGACGAAGGATCCCGTCACCCGCCAGAAGCTCGCGCAGCTCTGGATCGACACCGAGGTGTTCAAGTACACGGGGGCGCGGGCCATCACCAGGCTCCTCAAGGGGGAGCTGCCCGGTCCCGAGGCCTCCACCGGCAAAATGATGTGGGTGGAAGGCCATCAGCGCCTGCAGGAGATGGCGATGGAGCTCGAGGGCCCCTACTCCCAGCTCACCAGGGGCAGCCGCTGGGCCGTCGAGAACGGGCTCTGGCAGTACGGCTTCCTCCGCTCCCGCGCCAACTCCATCGAGGGCGGCACCACCGAGATCCAGAAGAACATCATCGGCGAGCGTGTGCTCGGTCTCCCGAAAGGCTAG
- a CDS encoding acyl-CoA dehydrogenase: protein MNFGFSDEQELLRSTARKFFENECPSETVRRLMDTPEGMSPELWGKLAEQGWLGLIYPETYDGMGLGFVDLTVLMEEMGRAVVPGPYVSTVLLGGLAILEAGNEAQKKEWLPKIAAGSKRATLGWMEPSAVLGPAGVTLTAKAASGGHTLSGTKLFVPDAHTADAIVVAARTGGGAGEDGVSLFLVPRTARGVEVKLLPTMDQTRKLCEVTLTDVTLGPEALLGAPGLGWKPLERVLERACVALCAEMCGGAQKVLDMTVEYAKIRQAFGKPIGSYQGVKHKAADMLVDVENSKSITYYAAWAMDEGSSEGPLAVSMAKAYVSDAYRKVSAAGIQLHGGIGFTWEHDLHLYFKRAKGSEFTFGDATYHRERVAQLVNL, encoded by the coding sequence ATGAACTTCGGCTTCAGCGACGAGCAGGAGCTTCTCCGCAGCACCGCCCGGAAGTTCTTCGAGAACGAATGCCCCTCGGAGACGGTGCGCCGTCTCATGGACACCCCGGAGGGCATGAGCCCCGAGCTCTGGGGGAAGCTCGCCGAGCAGGGATGGCTCGGCCTCATCTACCCCGAGACCTACGACGGCATGGGGCTCGGCTTCGTCGATCTCACCGTGCTCATGGAGGAGATGGGGCGCGCGGTGGTGCCGGGCCCGTACGTCTCCACCGTGCTCCTGGGCGGCCTCGCGATCCTCGAGGCGGGGAACGAGGCGCAGAAGAAGGAGTGGCTGCCGAAGATCGCGGCGGGCAGCAAGCGCGCGACGCTCGGGTGGATGGAGCCGTCGGCCGTGCTCGGCCCGGCCGGCGTCACCCTGACCGCGAAGGCGGCCAGCGGCGGCCACACGCTGTCGGGGACCAAGCTCTTCGTGCCCGATGCCCACACCGCCGACGCCATCGTGGTGGCGGCGCGCACCGGCGGCGGCGCCGGCGAGGACGGCGTGAGCCTCTTCCTCGTGCCCCGCACCGCGCGCGGCGTCGAGGTGAAGCTTCTCCCGACCATGGACCAGACGCGGAAGCTCTGCGAGGTCACCCTCACGGACGTCACCCTCGGCCCCGAGGCGCTGCTCGGCGCGCCGGGCCTCGGCTGGAAGCCGCTCGAGCGTGTGCTCGAGCGCGCCTGCGTGGCGCTCTGCGCGGAGATGTGCGGCGGGGCCCAGAAGGTCCTCGACATGACGGTGGAGTACGCCAAGATCCGCCAGGCCTTCGGCAAGCCCATCGGCTCGTACCAAGGCGTGAAGCACAAGGCGGCCGACATGCTGGTGGACGTCGAGAACAGCAAGTCGATCACGTACTACGCGGCGTGGGCCATGGACGAGGGCTCATCCGAGGGGCCGCTGGCCGTCAGCATGGCCAAGGCCTACGTCTCCGATGCGTACCGCAAGGTGTCCGCCGCGGGCATCCAGCTCCACGGCGGCATCGGTTTCACCTGGGAGCACGATCTGCACCTCTACTTCAAGCGGGCGAAGGGGTCTGAGTTCACTTTCGGCGACGCCACCTACCATCGGGAGCGCGTGGCCCAGCTCGTCAACCTCTAG
- a CDS encoding response regulator, with translation MLEAVRRTVSRWIQRGSAREALAADHPLFADHEEIRDIARQLGRSKVELDRTVLTLRSWARDLNRRLDESPESVGRSVDLRTLGETVGGLTHNFNNSLAAILAYTELLLREVQTETAQRRLTVIRDVAMEASASVRRFQEFVSREPQVAFGPVGLPAVVAEALEMTAPRWRDEAQRRGVVIAIHQELGSIPPVEGNGFELRDALVHLILNAVQAMARGGTLTIRAASEESGWVALEVSDTGVGMPEQLRRTLADSASRLRGRAGGRGLGEVVDIVERHGGSIQIDSHEGEGTTVRLRLHASRFQIIPPSEELPSPVQPERAAHVLLVDDDQRLLTVLTDVLRSGGHQVTTAGDGGEALEIFDPEQHDVVITDLGMPRVNGWQVAEQVKLRAPATRVFVLTGWGEGVTAPEASKYVDQVLAKPISADAILEQLAGGHGSRPA, from the coding sequence ATGCTCGAGGCGGTCCGGCGAACCGTCAGCCGCTGGATCCAACGCGGGAGTGCCCGCGAGGCGCTCGCCGCGGATCATCCGCTCTTCGCCGATCACGAGGAGATCCGCGACATCGCCCGCCAGCTCGGCCGCTCCAAGGTCGAGCTGGACCGCACCGTGCTCACCCTGCGGAGCTGGGCGCGCGATCTCAACCGCCGCCTGGACGAGTCGCCCGAGAGCGTCGGCCGCTCGGTGGACCTGCGGACGCTCGGTGAGACGGTGGGGGGCCTCACCCACAACTTCAACAACTCGCTGGCCGCCATCCTCGCCTACACCGAGCTGCTCCTGAGGGAAGTTCAGACGGAGACGGCGCAGCGCCGCCTCACGGTGATCCGCGACGTGGCGATGGAGGCCTCGGCGTCCGTCCGGCGCTTCCAGGAGTTCGTCTCCCGCGAGCCGCAGGTGGCCTTCGGCCCGGTGGGCCTGCCCGCGGTGGTGGCGGAGGCGCTCGAGATGACGGCGCCCCGCTGGCGCGACGAGGCGCAGCGCCGGGGGGTGGTCATCGCGATCCACCAGGAGCTGGGCTCCATCCCGCCCGTCGAGGGCAACGGCTTCGAGCTGCGGGACGCCCTCGTGCATCTCATCCTCAACGCGGTGCAGGCGATGGCCCGCGGCGGCACCCTCACGATCCGCGCGGCGAGCGAGGAGTCGGGCTGGGTTGCCCTCGAGGTCTCGGACACGGGCGTGGGCATGCCGGAGCAGCTCCGCCGGACCCTCGCCGACTCCGCGTCGCGGCTGCGTGGGCGCGCGGGGGGACGCGGGCTCGGCGAGGTCGTGGACATCGTGGAGCGCCACGGCGGCAGCATCCAGATCGACAGCCACGAGGGCGAGGGGACCACGGTCCGGCTGCGGCTGCACGCCAGCCGCTTCCAGATCATCCCGCCGTCAGAGGAGCTGCCCTCGCCCGTGCAGCCCGAGCGGGCGGCGCACGTGCTCCTCGTGGACGACGACCAGCGCCTGCTCACCGTGCTCACCGACGTGCTGCGCTCGGGCGGCCATCAGGTGACGACGGCGGGCGACGGCGGCGAGGCGCTCGAGATCTTCGACCCCGAGCAGCACGATGTGGTCATCACCGATCTGGGCATGCCGCGCGTGAACGGCTGGCAGGTGGCCGAGCAGGTGAAGCTGCGCGCGCCGGCCACGCGCGTGTTCGTCCTCACCGGCTGGGGCGAGGGCGTCACCGCTCCGGAGGCCAGCAAGTACGTGGACCAGGTGCTGGCCAAGCCCATCTCCGCCGACGCTATCCTCGAGCAGCTGGCGGGCGGCCACGGGAGCCGGCCCGCGTGA